The Panicum hallii strain FIL2 chromosome 9, PHallii_v3.1, whole genome shotgun sequence genome has a window encoding:
- the LOC112877951 gene encoding tyrosine--tRNA ligase, chloroplastic/mitochondrial, with the protein MGLKAWVRQPSTRRKALSGYHQREAEKARTMAAAMATAAMAAAASSRAFLRPHGRRLLPLTRPLRRRLSATAASATVSTAAPGGVVDVLRERGLVEATTSEALAAARPGELKVYCGFDPTAESLHLGNLLGLVALSWFRRCGHTAVALVGGATGRVGDPSGKSAERPELDVAAVEANSDAIKSLVDQILGRVPEPAHHSQPGTNQQPLVNSAAGSSANMGSFVILDNYDWWKDITLLDFLKEVGRFARVGTMIAKESVKKRLASEDGMSYTEFTYQLLQGYDFLHMFKNMGVNVQIGGSDQWGNITAGTELIRKILQVEGAHGLTFPLLLKSDGTKFGKSEDGAIWLSSKMLSPYKFYQYFFAVPDVDVIRFMKILTFVSLDEIQELEESMKKPSYVPNTAQKRLAEEVTRFVHGEEGLAEALKATEALRPGAQTQLDAQTIEGIADDVPSCSLAYDQVLKSPLIDLAVSTGLLTSKSAVKRLIKQGGLYLNNIRIDSEDKLVEEGDIVDGKVLLLSAGKKNKMVVRIS; encoded by the coding sequence ATGGGCCTAAAAGCCTGGGTCCGTCAGCCGTCAACCAGGCGAAAAGCCCTATCAGGCTATCACCAGCGCGAGGCCGAGAAGGCGAGAACCATGGCCGCCGCGATGGCCACCGCCGCCATGGCTGCGGCCGCCTCCTCACGGGCCTTCCTGcgcccgcacggccgccgcctcctccccctcACCCGCCCCCTCCGACGCCGCCTCTCCGCCACAGCCGCCTCCGCTACCGTCTCCACCGCCGCGCCGGGCGGCGTCGTGGACGTGCTCCGGGAGCGCGGCCTCGTCGAGGCCACCACCTCGGAGGCACTCGCGGCGGCGCGCCCCGGGGAGCTTAAGGTGTACTGCGGCTTCGACCCCACCGCCGAGAGCCTGCACCTCGGCAACCTCCTCGGCCTCGTCGCGCTCTCCTGGTTCCGCCGGTGCGGCCACACCGCCGTCGCGCTCGTCGGCGGCGCCACGGGCCGCGTCGGGGACCCATCCGGAAAGAGCGCCGAGCGCCCCGAGCTCGACGTCGCCGCCGTCGAAGCTAACTCCGACGCCATCAAGTCCCTCGTCGACCAGATCCTCGGCCGCGTTCCCGAGCCTGCCCACCATTCCCAACCCGGTACGAACCAGCAGCCTTTGGTGAATTCAGCAGCGGGTTCGTCAGCAAACATGGGTTCCTTCGTGATCCTGGACAACTACGACTGGTGGAAGGACATCACGCTGCTGGATTTCCTCAAGGAGGTGGGGCGGTTCGCGCGCGTGGGTACAATGATCGCCAAGGAGAGCGTGAAGAAGCGGCTCGCGTCAGAGGACGGAATGAGCTACACCGAGTTCACCTACCAGCTCCTCCAGGGCTACGACTTCCTGCACATGTTCAAGAACATGGGTGTCAATGTGCAGATCGGGGGCAGTGATCAGTGGGGGAACATCACGGCTGGAACAGAGTTGATCCGAAAGATCTTGCAGGTCGAGGGGGCACATGGCCTGACGTTCCCGCTCTTGCTGAAGAGCGATGGGACCAAGTTTGGGAAGTCGGAGGATGGCGCAATCTGGCTCTCGTCAAAGATGCTCTCCCCATACAAGTTCTATCAGTACTTCTTTGCAGTTCCTGATGTTGATGTCATCAGGTTTATGAAAATCCTGACATTCGTAAGCTTGGATGAGATTCAGGAGCTGGAAGAGTCTATGAAAAAGCCCAGCTATGTGCCGAACACTGCTCAGAAGAGGCTTGCAGAAGAGGTGACTCGATTCGTCCATGGTGAGGAGGGATTGGCGGAGGCGCTGAAGGCAACCGAGGCCTTGAGACCTGGGGCTCAGACACAATTGGACGCACAAACAATTGAGGGGATAGCAGATGATGTGCCATCATGCTCTTTGGCTTATGATCAAGTATTGAAATCTCCTCTGATTGATCTGGCTGTTTCCACAGGTTTGCTTACTAGTAAGTCGGCAGTTAAGCGGCTTATAAAACAAGGTGGTCTGTACCTGAATAACATTAGGATTGATAGTGAGGATAAGTTGGTTGAGGAAGGTGATATAGTTGATGGGAAAGTTCTGTTACTATCTGCTGGAAAGAAAAACAAGATGGTTGTGAGGATATCTtga